A single window of Leptolyngbya ohadii IS1 DNA harbors:
- a CDS encoding YqeG family HAD IIIA-type phosphatase, producing MSWGKLLQPDLILGDSILSLTPELLQQHQLQGLVLDVDETLVPMSMAEASEELQQWINDVRSIASLWLVSNNISENRIRRIGESLSIPYILGAKKPSRRKLRQAVEAMNLPTERVAMVGDRLFTDVLAGNRLGMFTILVEPMVNPLKAGQRYLVRDVEVWFSQLLGASIHDLQQTVSHSDNS from the coding sequence ATGTCTTGGGGTAAATTATTGCAGCCCGATTTGATTCTGGGCGATTCGATCCTGTCGCTTACGCCGGAATTGCTTCAGCAGCATCAGCTTCAGGGCTTGGTGCTGGACGTTGACGAGACGCTGGTGCCGATGAGCATGGCGGAAGCCTCCGAGGAATTGCAGCAGTGGATCAACGATGTGCGATCGATCGCGTCCCTCTGGCTAGTCAGCAATAACATCAGCGAGAATCGGATTCGCCGGATTGGAGAGTCGCTGAGTATTCCCTACATTCTGGGGGCAAAAAAGCCTTCTCGTCGCAAATTGCGCCAGGCAGTCGAAGCAATGAATCTCCCCACAGAACGGGTAGCAATGGTGGGCGATCGTCTGTTTACGGATGTGCTGGCGGGTAATCGGCTGGGGATGTTTACGATTCTGGTGGAGCCGATGGTGAATCCCTTAAAGGCAGGACAGCGGTATCTGGTGCGCGATGTAGAGGTCTGGTTTTCCCAGTTGCTAGGCGCATCCATCCACGATCTGCAACAAACTGTGTCCCATTCGGACAACTCTTAA
- the map gene encoding type I methionyl aminopeptidase, with protein sequence MDNEPIILMSSREIEKMRQAGQMAAELLAYLEPMVKPGVTTLELNDAAEEWTQKRGAKSAPLGYHGFPKSICTSVNEVVCHGIPNAKQVLRDGDIINIDVTPLVDGYHGDTSKTYFVGEPSPIARKLVEVTEECLWRGIREVKPGAKIGDIGAAIQEYAEAQGFSVVRDFVGHGVGRTFHTAPQIPHYGTRGKGKKLRPGMVFTIEPMINEGTWEVEILADKWTAVTIDRKLSAQFEHTIAVTEEGVDILTLPPALVPA encoded by the coding sequence ATGGACAACGAACCGATCATCCTTATGTCCAGTCGGGAGATCGAAAAGATGCGGCAGGCGGGGCAAATGGCGGCAGAGCTGCTGGCATACCTGGAGCCAATGGTTAAACCGGGCGTAACCACCCTGGAACTGAACGACGCTGCCGAGGAATGGACGCAGAAGCGAGGGGCAAAGAGTGCGCCGCTGGGCTATCATGGCTTTCCAAAATCCATCTGTACCAGCGTTAATGAGGTGGTCTGTCACGGCATCCCCAACGCCAAGCAGGTTCTCCGCGACGGGGACATTATTAATATCGACGTAACGCCCCTGGTAGACGGCTATCACGGCGACACCTCCAAAACCTACTTCGTCGGTGAGCCTTCCCCGATCGCCCGTAAACTCGTCGAAGTCACCGAAGAATGCCTGTGGCGCGGTATCCGCGAAGTGAAACCGGGCGCAAAGATTGGCGATATCGGCGCAGCGATCCAGGAATACGCAGAGGCACAGGGTTTTTCAGTTGTCCGCGATTTCGTCGGTCACGGGGTTGGACGCACCTTTCACACCGCTCCCCAAATTCCCCACTACGGCACACGCGGCAAGGGCAAAAAGCTGCGCCCCGGCATGGTCTTCACGATCGAACCCATGATCAACGAGGGCACCTGGGAAGTCGAAATCCTGGCAGACAAATGGACGGCTGTGACGATCGATCGCAAACTCTCCGCCCAGTTTGAACACACGATCGCCGTTACCGAAGAAGGGGTAGACATCCTCACCCTCCCCCCTGCCCTGGTTCCTGCTTAA
- a CDS encoding J domain-containing protein: MPKTAAKTKSAKPATTKSVKSENSAPLNSLLQNEIARLSELHGVNTSVFEEFAQFVITNHKKKDQAVKPVKVKPLTLSQLKTAIYQHFSVKNTTELKKSGAFKMATDGMDALDLGVKEGWKKLYRKFVGILPGEEDQKGYGCINGINVFQYFKPWQVFELNPQTATQQDIKNAYHRLSKIYHPDVAGTGDAAMFDCLTVMYKSISAEA, translated from the coding sequence ATGCCTAAAACTGCTGCTAAAACTAAGTCAGCTAAGCCTGCAACTACAAAATCAGTCAAATCAGAAAACTCTGCTCCACTCAACTCACTGTTACAGAATGAAATTGCTCGGCTTTCAGAACTACATGGAGTCAATACCTCTGTTTTTGAGGAATTTGCTCAATTTGTGATCACTAATCACAAGAAGAAAGACCAAGCAGTTAAACCAGTAAAAGTTAAACCACTCACGCTATCGCAGCTTAAGACCGCTATCTATCAACATTTTTCAGTTAAAAATACAACTGAACTCAAGAAGTCCGGTGCGTTTAAGATGGCAACTGATGGCATGGACGCACTTGATTTAGGTGTTAAAGAAGGTTGGAAAAAGCTCTATCGCAAGTTCGTTGGCATTCTCCCTGGAGAGGAGGATCAAAAAGGCTATGGCTGCATTAATGGAATTAACGTTTTTCAATACTTTAAGCCCTGGCAGGTCTTTGAACTTAACCCGCAAACTGCAACCCAGCAGGATATTAAGAATGCCTACCATCGCTTAAGCAAAATCTACCATCCTGATGTTGCTGGAACAGGTGATGCCGCAATGTTTGACTGTTTGACCGTGATGTATAAGAGTATTAGCGCAGAGGCGTGA
- the ruvX gene encoding Holliday junction resolvase RuvX, producing the protein MPRISALGLDVGRKRIGVAGCDGTGLIATGLETIDRRSFAEDVERLRKLAVDREAQLLVIGLPYNMDGSLGFQAKQVQKFADRLSKALDLPVEFVDERLTSVQAEELLRAERQDFSRNKGLIDRRAAAIILQQWLDVRRNQRRDL; encoded by the coding sequence ATGCCAAGAATTTCTGCATTAGGGCTGGATGTGGGCCGAAAGCGAATTGGGGTGGCAGGCTGCGATGGTACAGGACTGATCGCTACTGGGTTAGAGACGATCGATCGCCGTTCCTTTGCTGAGGATGTGGAGCGACTGAGAAAACTGGCAGTAGACCGCGAGGCACAGCTTTTGGTGATTGGCTTGCCCTACAACATGGACGGCAGCCTGGGCTTTCAGGCAAAACAGGTGCAGAAATTCGCCGATCGCCTCTCAAAAGCACTCGATTTACCCGTGGAATTTGTCGATGAACGGCTGACCTCCGTACAGGCGGAAGAACTTTTGCGCGCGGAGCGACAGGACTTTTCTAGAAATAAAGGGTTGATCGATCGGAGAGCAGCCGCTATTATCCTGCAACAGTGGCTTGATGTCCGTCGCAATCAGAGAAGGGATCTGTAA
- the mltG gene encoding endolytic transglycosylase MltG produces the protein MFKASRIQKGLFYLLLLPIVLGIGAWQGWSWWSWASAPPTGNSSGSAAEPDAAKPQTVQIQIPEGSTAQQIGEDLHAAGLIRSLTAWNIWSRWLSQQDRTGGFQAGTYELSSDQSMTAIADQLWRGDVVQSSYTIPEGWSMQQMAKYFEEQGYFSAQAFLDATKQIPRDRYPWLPENLPHLEGFLYPDTYQFGGELTPQLVVDQMLDRFQQVALPLYEKAQGTTKYSLLEWVTLASIVEKEAVIGEERPTIAGVFARRLREGITLGADPTVEYGLGIRQTVDQPLTFEQVRTPSPYNTYINPGLPPTPIASPGVASLEVSLNPPDTEYLYFVARYDGTHVFSRTLAEHEAAQAAIHDGREVNQQPAGQPAAGQPESSPAASPSPTASPTNSPATSP, from the coding sequence ATGTTCAAGGCTTCCCGCATTCAGAAGGGTTTGTTCTATCTGCTGCTATTGCCGATCGTCCTGGGAATTGGTGCGTGGCAGGGATGGTCTTGGTGGAGCTGGGCAAGTGCGCCGCCCACTGGAAACTCGTCTGGATCTGCGGCGGAGCCTGATGCCGCTAAACCTCAGACCGTTCAGATTCAAATTCCTGAAGGCAGTACGGCACAGCAGATTGGCGAAGACCTCCATGCCGCCGGATTAATTCGATCGCTCACTGCCTGGAACATCTGGTCGCGCTGGCTGAGTCAGCAGGATAGGACGGGTGGATTTCAGGCAGGAACATACGAGCTTTCAAGTGATCAGTCCATGACGGCGATCGCGGATCAGCTATGGCGGGGCGATGTGGTGCAGAGCAGCTACACGATTCCCGAAGGCTGGTCGATGCAGCAGATGGCGAAATACTTTGAGGAGCAGGGCTATTTCTCTGCCCAGGCTTTCCTCGACGCCACAAAGCAAATTCCCCGCGATCGCTACCCCTGGTTGCCGGAAAATTTGCCTCATTTGGAGGGATTCCTGTATCCCGATACCTACCAGTTTGGCGGGGAACTGACTCCGCAATTGGTGGTCGATCAGATGCTCGATCGCTTTCAGCAGGTGGCACTGCCGCTCTATGAGAAGGCTCAGGGCACGACTAAGTACAGTCTGCTGGAATGGGTGACGCTTGCCAGCATTGTTGAAAAAGAAGCCGTCATTGGCGAGGAACGTCCAACGATCGCCGGAGTGTTTGCCCGAAGACTGCGGGAAGGCATCACGCTCGGAGCCGACCCCACCGTGGAATATGGGCTGGGAATTCGCCAAACCGTTGACCAACCGCTGACCTTCGAGCAGGTTCGCACCCCGTCGCCCTACAACACTTACATCAATCCGGGTTTGCCGCCTACGCCGATCGCCAGTCCGGGCGTTGCCAGCCTGGAGGTTTCCCTAAATCCGCCGGATACAGAATATCTCTACTTTGTGGCTCGCTATGACGGGACGCACGTTTTTAGCCGCACGTTAGCAGAGCATGAGGCGGCACAGGCAGCAATTCATGACGGACGGGAAGTAAATCAACAGCCAGCAGGACAGCCAGCAGCAGGACAGCCAGAATCTTCGCCTGCGGCATCCCCTTCGCCCACAGCCTCACCGACTAACTCGCCTGCAACAAGTCCCTAG
- a CDS encoding DUF3727 domain-containing protein, whose protein sequence is MDEVPTINLLDEDGQSIPCFVERSLSAKGKEYVLLRPVDAPVEIFAWVGDEDEEDEMLLDVDDAELDEIMPTAKAVLAEQDLTLHRTALALIATGELPEFTEEDVITLDLEGDEGQVNLEQFQQLASFFHEEQEYVVCTPLDPFLFIARLNSAGQPELLTPDELNTLQQLDEFKELQLELEQLADEFDDEELN, encoded by the coding sequence ATGGACGAAGTACCTACGATTAATTTGCTGGATGAAGATGGACAGTCAATTCCTTGCTTTGTGGAGCGATCGCTGAGTGCGAAGGGCAAGGAGTACGTGCTGCTGCGTCCAGTGGATGCCCCCGTGGAAATTTTTGCCTGGGTGGGGGATGAGGACGAAGAGGATGAAATGCTGCTGGATGTGGATGATGCCGAGCTGGATGAAATTATGCCGACCGCAAAGGCAGTTCTGGCGGAGCAGGATTTAACGCTGCACCGGACGGCGCTGGCGCTGATTGCGACGGGTGAGCTGCCGGAGTTCACCGAAGAGGATGTGATTACGCTGGATCTTGAAGGGGATGAGGGTCAGGTGAATCTGGAGCAGTTCCAGCAGCTTGCCTCTTTCTTCCACGAGGAGCAGGAATACGTGGTTTGTACACCGCTCGATCCGTTCCTGTTTATCGCTCGCCTCAATTCTGCCGGACAGCCCGAACTGCTGACCCCGGATGAACTGAACACGCTCCAGCAGCTTGACGAGTTCAAGGAGTTGCAGCTTGAGCTAGAGCAGCTCGCCGATGAATTTGACGATGAGGAGCTAAATTAA
- a CDS encoding U32 family peptidase, with product MTADLTADLQSLTPSLPVPFKRPEILAPAGNWECAKAAVENGADAIYFGLDRFNARMRAENFTEADLPELMAFLHRRGVKGYVTVNTLVFPQELREAEQYLRSIIAAGVDAAIVQDVAICRLIRHLSPDFPIHASTQMTVTTAIGVEFAKDLGCELVVLARECSLKEIRKIQQQLSDRQISLPLEVFVHGALCVAYSGQCLTSEALGGRSANRGECAQACRMPYDLIADGEQVNLGDRKYLLSPQDLSGLEVLPDLVKAGISSLKIEGRLKAPEYVANVTRTYRQALDRVMASLTETEPEFYAEADRYNLEMSFSRGLSTGWLNGINNQELVHARFGKKRGVYLGQVKKVRPEQVLLTLEAPAKPGDGVVFDSGHPEQKEEGGRIYAVEQRGQEAILTFGRNDLNWRRIHPGDRLWKTSDPELDRQIRQTYAGDNPRFQRPINFEVHGELGRSLTVIARDEQGDIVQIESAMPLVTAEKQPLTIDRLREQLGRLGNTPFCLGGLASHLKGDLMLPMSELNRLRREIVSQLEQQRSQPRRWQLTPQNKLKDLLPKTQNSLPRASNAERTSGDLGNDRSLQLPTLIPLVRRLNQLEAVLQSGSKIIYCELEDPRAYRQAVQQVRDFAPSENLPPQIFVAPPRITKVGENWILQQVRSSEADGYLVRNYDHLKYFADQRRVGDFSLNVANALTADHFMRSGLERLTASYDLNITQLEDLIKSCPSDWLEVTIHQHMPMFHMEHCVFCAFLSEGTDYTNCGRPCEQSEVKLRDRVGTEHLLQADAGCRNTVFNGTAQTGAEYVQRLMGFGVRSFRLEFVNETPEQVSQTIGCYQQLLEGKMTGAQLWRTLKLQNRLGVTRGPFE from the coding sequence ATGACGGCTGATTTAACGGCTGACCTGCAATCCCTGACTCCCTCCCTGCCTGTCCCTTTCAAGCGACCGGAAATTTTGGCTCCGGCGGGCAACTGGGAATGTGCCAAAGCAGCGGTGGAGAATGGCGCAGATGCCATTTACTTTGGACTCGATCGCTTCAATGCACGAATGCGGGCAGAGAACTTCACTGAGGCAGATCTGCCGGAACTGATGGCGTTTTTGCATCGGCGCGGCGTCAAGGGCTACGTCACGGTGAATACGCTGGTGTTTCCGCAGGAGCTACGCGAGGCAGAGCAGTATCTTCGCAGCATTATTGCCGCCGGAGTGGATGCCGCGATCGTTCAGGATGTGGCCATTTGTCGGCTGATTCGCCATCTGTCGCCAGACTTCCCGATTCACGCTTCGACCCAGATGACGGTGACGACGGCGATCGGCGTAGAGTTTGCTAAGGATCTAGGCTGCGAACTGGTCGTGCTGGCGCGGGAATGTTCGCTAAAAGAGATTCGCAAGATTCAGCAGCAGTTGAGCGATCGCCAGATTTCCCTGCCGCTAGAAGTATTCGTACATGGGGCGCTTTGTGTTGCCTACTCCGGGCAATGCCTCACCAGCGAAGCCTTAGGCGGACGATCGGCAAATCGGGGTGAATGCGCTCAAGCCTGCCGGATGCCCTACGATCTCATTGCAGACGGAGAACAGGTGAATCTGGGCGATCGCAAATATCTGCTCAGTCCCCAGGATCTCTCCGGTCTGGAAGTTTTGCCCGATCTGGTGAAGGCAGGCATCAGCAGCCTCAAAATCGAAGGACGACTGAAAGCCCCCGAATACGTCGCCAATGTCACCCGCACCTATCGGCAAGCACTCGATCGCGTCATGGCATCCCTGACCGAAACAGAACCGGAATTTTACGCAGAAGCCGATCGCTATAACCTGGAAATGTCCTTTTCTCGCGGACTCTCCACCGGATGGCTCAACGGCATCAACAACCAGGAACTTGTCCATGCCCGGTTTGGCAAGAAGCGCGGCGTGTATTTGGGGCAGGTCAAGAAAGTGCGCCCAGAGCAAGTTTTACTGACCCTGGAAGCCCCCGCAAAGCCCGGTGATGGGGTCGTGTTCGACAGCGGACATCCAGAACAGAAAGAAGAAGGTGGACGCATCTATGCCGTCGAGCAGCGGGGACAGGAAGCCATCCTTACCTTTGGACGAAACGACCTCAACTGGCGGCGCATCCATCCCGGCGATCGCCTCTGGAAAACCAGCGACCCGGAACTCGATCGTCAAATCAGACAAACCTATGCTGGGGACAATCCCCGGTTCCAAAGACCGATCAACTTTGAAGTTCACGGAGAATTAGGTCGATCGCTCACCGTGATTGCCCGTGATGAGCAGGGTGACATCGTCCAGATTGAATCCGCTATGCCGCTTGTAACGGCGGAAAAACAGCCTCTAACGATCGATCGGCTGCGCGAACAGCTCGGACGCTTAGGCAACACGCCCTTTTGCCTGGGAGGACTCGCCAGCCACCTCAAAGGCGATCTGATGCTGCCCATGAGCGAACTCAACCGACTCCGGCGCGAAATTGTCAGCCAACTCGAACAGCAGCGCAGCCAACCTCGACGCTGGCAATTAACGCCCCAAAACAAACTAAAAGACCTACTGCCTAAAACGCAAAATTCCCTACCTCGCGCTTCAAACGCGGAAAGGACAAGCGGAGATTTAGGAAATGATCGATCGCTTCAACTCCCCACCCTCATCCCCCTCGTCCGTCGCCTCAACCAACTCGAAGCCGTCCTCCAATCCGGCAGCAAAATCATCTACTGCGAACTGGAAGACCCTCGCGCCTATCGTCAGGCAGTCCAGCAGGTTCGAGACTTTGCCCCCTCCGAAAATCTCCCCCCGCAAATCTTCGTCGCCCCGCCCCGCATCACCAAAGTGGGGGAAAACTGGATTCTTCAGCAGGTGCGATCGTCCGAGGCAGACGGCTACCTGGTGCGAAACTACGACCACCTGAAGTATTTTGCCGACCAGCGGCGAGTTGGCGATTTCTCGCTCAACGTAGCGAATGCGCTCACGGCGGATCACTTCATGCGATCGGGATTGGAGCGGCTGACTGCCTCCTACGATTTAAATATCACCCAGCTTGAAGACCTGATTAAAAGCTGTCCGTCGGACTGGCTAGAAGTGACAATTCATCAGCACATGCCGATGTTCCACATGGAACACTGTGTCTTCTGCGCCTTCCTGTCTGAGGGTACGGACTACACCAACTGCGGTCGTCCCTGCGAACAATCGGAAGTGAAGCTGCGCGATCGCGTCGGGACGGAACACCTCCTGCAAGCCGACGCAGGCTGTCGCAATACGGTGTTTAACGGCACCGCACAGACCGGGGCAGAATACGTGCAGCGATTAATGGGGTTTGGTGTGCGATCGTTCCGCCTGGAATTTGTCAACGAAACCCCAGAACAGGTCAGCCAGACGATCGGCTGCTACCAGCAGTTGCTTGAGGGCAAAATGACCGGGGCACAGCTCTGGAGAACCTTGAAACTGCAAAATCGCCTCGGCGTGACTCGCGGACCCTTCGAGTAA